One segment of Marinobacter sediminum DNA contains the following:
- a CDS encoding DUF6544 family protein, with the protein MKTLLLILLITVFGLLALLWLWRQMDRRSDLAAMQQLMAAQPERPACFDLAMVAGLPEPARRYFAYTIEPGTPLYTVADIVMDGRFGMGERDKPGYLRMAARQVLALPKGFVWQMRAGRGLMRLSGSDSQRWTRFWLMEVIPVARMGGTPDHTRSAFGRYVAEAVFWTPAAMLPGPGVRWELVDVNTARVTVRHNRLEQSVDVTVAEDGQPTQVSFARWSDANPDKVHRLQPFGGFLSEFRTFGGFRLPTHVEAGNFFGTEDYFPFFIARVTGITFPKH; encoded by the coding sequence ATGAAAACCCTTTTGCTCATCCTGTTGATTACTGTCTTTGGCCTCTTGGCGCTGCTCTGGTTGTGGCGACAGATGGACCGCCGTTCTGATTTGGCTGCCATGCAACAATTGATGGCCGCTCAGCCCGAACGCCCGGCGTGTTTTGATCTGGCCATGGTTGCCGGGCTTCCAGAGCCGGCGCGCCGCTATTTCGCCTACACCATTGAACCGGGAACACCGCTATATACGGTGGCCGACATCGTCATGGATGGCCGGTTTGGCATGGGTGAGAGGGACAAGCCCGGTTACCTCCGGATGGCCGCCAGGCAGGTTCTGGCCCTGCCAAAAGGTTTTGTCTGGCAGATGCGTGCCGGGCGGGGCCTGATGCGTTTGTCCGGCTCGGACAGCCAGCGCTGGACCCGGTTCTGGCTGATGGAGGTTATCCCGGTGGCGCGTATGGGAGGCACACCGGACCACACCCGGTCGGCATTCGGTCGTTACGTGGCGGAAGCGGTATTCTGGACGCCGGCAGCGATGCTGCCAGGGCCGGGCGTTCGCTGGGAACTGGTGGACGTGAACACCGCTAGAGTGACCGTTCGCCACAACAGACTTGAACAGTCGGTCGACGTAACGGTTGCCGAAGACGGCCAACCCACTCAGGTCAGCTTTGCCCGCTGGAGTGACGCCAATCCGGACAAGGTTCACCGACTGCAGCCCTTTGGCGGATTTCTGTCCGAATTCAGAACTTTTGGTGGTTTTCGGTTGCCAACGCACGTGGAAGCCGGCAATTTCTTCGGCACGGAAGATTACTTTCCCTTCTTTATCGCCAGGGTGACGGGTATAACGTTTCCCAAACACTAA